The proteins below come from a single Pirellulales bacterium genomic window:
- a CDS encoding sodium:proton antiporter, translated as MSEAAATSRGLIATAGLVLGPLAAAALFGGPSAGWALDEARPELNAMAAVAVWMAIWWLTEAVAPAATGLLPLALLPALSILPAKAVAACYGDSLIYLYLGGFLIALAAEETGLQRRLALNVIAVIGDSPARVVLGVMLATGAMSMWMSNTATTLVMLPLAVSLADRARCQSADPQAGRNFGAAVLLAIAYAASIGGYGTLIGTPPNLALKQIYTQEFPQGPELSFGGWMLLAAPLAGVMLIVSWLLMTRLLLPLGGSNLLGEKEYIAAERRSLGPWTPAEVRIAAIFVITALLWIFRQPVAGFGWAPALRNLASRPTLPVDDSTVAIAMALVCFVVPRSGWRGPALADWHLAQRVPWGVLLLFGGGLALAEGLSSSGLDAHLGRWFGRQLAGASPLAMCAATATGMTFFSELASNLACTTMSLPILASVAQNLDCDPRLLMVTATIAASSAFMLPAGTPPNAIVYGSGYVRLRDMLVTGFVLNWAGILLIVAAIYLLGGPALGITWAGLPDWARAR; from the coding sequence TTGAGCGAAGCAGCGGCCACTTCGCGCGGTCTGATCGCCACGGCGGGCCTGGTCTTGGGGCCCCTCGCTGCCGCTGCCTTGTTCGGGGGACCCAGCGCCGGGTGGGCGCTCGACGAGGCCCGGCCCGAACTGAATGCCATGGCGGCCGTGGCCGTCTGGATGGCCATCTGGTGGCTCACCGAGGCCGTGGCCCCGGCTGCCACGGGCCTGTTGCCTTTGGCGCTGCTTCCGGCGCTGTCGATTTTACCGGCCAAGGCTGTAGCCGCCTGTTACGGCGACAGCCTGATCTATCTCTACCTGGGTGGCTTCCTGATTGCCCTGGCGGCCGAAGAAACGGGGCTGCAGCGCCGTCTCGCCCTGAATGTCATCGCCGTGATCGGCGACAGCCCGGCTCGCGTCGTTCTGGGAGTCATGCTGGCCACGGGTGCGATGTCGATGTGGATGAGCAACACGGCCACGACGCTCGTCATGCTGCCGTTGGCCGTGAGCCTGGCCGACCGCGCGCGGTGTCAATCGGCCGACCCGCAGGCCGGCCGGAACTTCGGCGCTGCCGTGCTGCTGGCGATCGCCTACGCCGCAAGCATTGGCGGCTACGGCACCTTGATCGGCACGCCGCCGAACCTGGCCCTCAAGCAGATCTACACGCAGGAATTCCCCCAGGGGCCGGAGCTGTCGTTTGGCGGCTGGATGCTCTTGGCCGCGCCGCTGGCCGGGGTGATGTTGATCGTGTCCTGGCTGCTCATGACCAGGTTGCTGCTCCCCCTGGGCGGGAGCAACTTGCTCGGCGAAAAGGAATACATCGCCGCCGAACGCAGGTCGCTGGGCCCTTGGACGCCGGCCGAGGTGCGCATCGCGGCGATCTTCGTCATCACGGCCCTGCTGTGGATCTTTCGCCAGCCGGTCGCAGGCTTTGGCTGGGCGCCGGCCTTGCGCAACCTGGCTTCGCGGCCGACGCTGCCGGTCGACGATTCGACCGTGGCCATCGCGATGGCGCTGGTGTGTTTCGTCGTTCCCCGGTCGGGATGGCGCGGGCCCGCCCTGGCCGATTGGCACCTGGCGCAGCGCGTGCCCTGGGGCGTGCTGCTGCTGTTTGGCGGCGGGCTGGCCCTGGCCGAAGGGCTGTCGTCGAGCGGTTTGGATGCCCACCTGGGGCGCTGGTTTGGCCGGCAGTTGGCCGGTGCGTCGCCGCTGGCGATGTGCGCGGCAACCGCCACGGGGATGACGTTCTTCTCCGAATTGGCCAGCAACCTGGCGTGTACCACGATGAGCCTGCCCATTCTGGCGAGCGTCGCGCAGAACCTGGATTGCGATCCCCGGCTGCTCATGGTGACCGCCACGATCGCGGCGAGCAGTGCCTTCATGCTGCCGGCCGGCACCCCGCCCAACGCGATCGTCTACGGCTCGGGTTACGTGCGCCTTCGCGACATGCTGGTGACCGGTTTCGTGCTCAACTGGGCCGGAATTTTGCTGATCGTCGCTGCGATCTACCTGCTAGGGGGCCCGGCGCTGGGAATTACCTGGGCTGGGCTACCCGATTGGGCCCGTGCGCGCTAG
- a CDS encoding DUF3466 family protein: MKPQVRTLARPIHARQLLVLCLFPIGSTALAGPIYTVVPVAGPNSNAYAINSHGDVTGVYRTSGGADHAFIYTQSNGFLDLGTLAGGSSVGRDLNDDRIVVGQSDGRAFKWQLGLGMVGLNAGPSDARGINDFSNRTIGTVMDSFDTTTTWSNINTATPYFVTDNTQGYAINDADSVVGRVDGTTGYISSISNVAYTDLGLFLPNDINDNSFVAGSENGIAGLYNANDSTFLSFGKLNITDAFSEALGLNSLNLFVGISEGTGGFSWNQADGLVNLTDSLAPGFEDWAVVSANGVNDNGWITGQAMIDGELRAVILVPVPEASSLTQAMAILAALVVGMVLRTTARAFSQNTVALP; encoded by the coding sequence ATGAAACCACAGGTTCGGACGCTCGCGCGACCAATTCATGCCCGCCAACTGCTCGTTCTTTGTCTGTTCCCGATTGGCTCTACTGCACTTGCAGGACCTATCTACACCGTGGTGCCCGTAGCAGGCCCTAACAGTAACGCTTACGCCATCAACTCTCACGGCGATGTCACCGGCGTTTATCGCACTTCCGGGGGCGCGGACCACGCCTTCATCTACACGCAATCTAATGGGTTCTTGGATCTGGGCACACTTGCTGGCGGAAGCAGCGTTGGCCGTGACCTCAATGATGACAGAATCGTCGTAGGGCAATCAGACGGGCGGGCCTTCAAATGGCAACTTGGCCTCGGAATGGTGGGATTAAATGCTGGCCCAAGCGATGCACGGGGAATTAATGATTTTTCCAATAGGACAATTGGGACGGTGATGGACTCCTTCGACACGACAACCACCTGGTCAAACATCAATACCGCAACACCCTACTTTGTTACCGACAATACTCAAGGGTATGCAATTAACGATGCTGACTCAGTTGTTGGACGAGTGGATGGAACAACTGGGTATATTTCCAGCATTAGCAATGTTGCATACACCGACCTGGGTCTCTTTCTCCCAAATGATATCAATGACAATAGCTTCGTCGCAGGCTCTGAAAACGGAATCGCCGGGCTCTATAACGCCAATGACTCCACCTTCCTGTCCTTCGGAAAACTCAATATCACCGACGCGTTCTCCGAAGCGCTCGGCCTGAACTCGCTCAATCTGTTCGTCGGTATCTCCGAGGGCACCGGCGGATTTAGCTGGAATCAAGCAGACGGACTCGTGAACCTCACCGACTCGCTGGCCCCGGGCTTTGAAGACTGGGCGGTTGTTTCTGCGAATGGAGTGAATGACAATGGATGGATTACTGGGCAAGCAATGATTGACGGAGAACTGAGGGCCGTAATCCTAGTGCCGGTGCCGGAAGCCAGCAGCTTAACCCAGGCGATGGCCATCCTTGCTGCTTTGGTAGTCGGAATGGTCCTTCGCACAACCGCAAGGGCTTTCTCGCAGAATACCGTCGCACTTCCGTAG
- a CDS encoding DUF1553 domain-containing protein translates to MLHRSWFWLLAAAAICSPGLAGAKENLPEGAAVVRLDVQPASIQLGNRYDYAQLLVFGELTNGQRLDVTRMVDVQAAPAELVTVSERGLVRPAHDGAGELRLRLAGLEIGVPVTVAGTQAAYTVSFVQDVMPAMSKLGCNAGTCHGAKDGKNGFKMSLRGYDPVYDHRALTDDLAGRRFNRAVPEQSLMLLKPAGGVPHVGGVKMHEGEPHYEILRAWIAQGVKLDQGAPRVARIELAPQNPMIALPGMSQQMRVLATYSDGRVRDVTAEAFVASSLTEKLDVDATGLATAVRRGEAAVLARYEGAYASTIVTVMGDREQFVWQETPEYTWVDTLVYDKLKRIKVQPSEVCSDEDFARRVYLDVTGIPPAPEVLQEFLSDARPSREKRDALVDRLVGSADYVEHWTNKWSDLLMVNRKFLSVKGAWALRNWIREAIAANVPYDQFAYQVLTASGSTFENPPSAYLRTLREADAAMENSTQLFLGVRFNCNKCHDHPFERWTQKQYYDLAAYFVQVGRKPGNVQDEEVIFDVHSGEMTNPLSGQVVPPSFPYAHDDVLPATASRREQFAHWVISPQNQYFATSFVNRIWSYLLGVGLIEPVDDIRAGNPPSNPELLHRLTGEFVAHGFDVQHLIRLICKSRVYQHAVATNAWNDDDEINYSHALARRLSAETLYDAIQVATGTQRKLPGVPNGFRAAQLPDSAVELPGGFLDVFGKPPRESACECERASGVVLGQALTLVNGPIIADAIADPNNRITTIVQSQNDNAAVVDALFVSILCRHARPDEVATGVQAIGEAPSRLEGAQDLAWALINSPAFLFNH, encoded by the coding sequence ATGTTGCACCGCTCGTGGTTCTGGTTGCTTGCCGCGGCGGCGATCTGCAGTCCGGGCCTGGCAGGCGCCAAAGAGAATTTGCCCGAGGGAGCGGCGGTCGTGCGGCTCGACGTGCAACCGGCGTCGATCCAGCTTGGCAACCGCTACGACTACGCCCAACTGCTGGTGTTCGGCGAGTTGACCAACGGCCAGCGGCTCGACGTGACGCGAATGGTCGACGTGCAGGCCGCGCCCGCCGAGTTGGTCACCGTCTCGGAGCGCGGGCTGGTGCGTCCGGCGCACGACGGCGCGGGCGAGTTGCGCTTGCGGCTGGCCGGTCTGGAGATTGGGGTGCCGGTCACCGTCGCCGGGACGCAGGCAGCCTACACGGTCAGCTTCGTGCAGGACGTGATGCCGGCCATGTCGAAGCTGGGCTGCAATGCCGGCACCTGCCACGGCGCGAAGGACGGCAAGAACGGTTTCAAGATGAGCCTGCGCGGCTATGACCCGGTGTACGACCATCGCGCGCTGACCGACGACCTCGCCGGGCGGCGATTCAATCGGGCCGTGCCCGAGCAGAGCCTGATGTTGCTGAAGCCGGCCGGCGGGGTGCCGCACGTCGGCGGCGTGAAGATGCACGAAGGCGAACCGCATTACGAAATTCTGCGCGCCTGGATCGCCCAAGGCGTGAAGCTCGACCAGGGCGCGCCGCGGGTGGCCCGGATCGAGCTGGCCCCACAGAACCCGATGATCGCGCTGCCGGGCATGAGCCAGCAGATGCGCGTGCTGGCGACGTACAGCGACGGGCGCGTGCGCGACGTCACGGCCGAGGCCTTTGTCGCCAGCAGCCTGACCGAAAAGCTCGACGTCGACGCGACGGGCCTGGCCACGGCCGTGCGCCGCGGCGAGGCAGCGGTGCTGGCCCGGTATGAAGGGGCCTATGCCTCGACCATCGTCACGGTGATGGGCGACCGCGAACAGTTCGTCTGGCAGGAAACGCCCGAGTACACCTGGGTCGACACGCTCGTCTACGACAAGCTCAAGCGGATCAAGGTGCAGCCGTCCGAAGTTTGCAGCGACGAAGACTTCGCGCGGCGCGTGTATCTCGACGTGACGGGCATCCCGCCCGCTCCCGAGGTGCTGCAGGAGTTCTTGAGCGACGCCCGCCCGAGCCGCGAGAAGCGCGACGCGCTGGTCGACCGGCTGGTCGGCAGCGCCGATTACGTCGAGCATTGGACCAACAAGTGGTCGGACCTGCTGATGGTCAACCGCAAGTTCCTGAGCGTGAAGGGGGCGTGGGCCCTGCGCAACTGGATTCGCGAGGCGATCGCCGCCAACGTGCCCTACGACCAGTTCGCCTACCAGGTGCTGACGGCCAGCGGCTCGACGTTTGAGAACCCGCCCAGCGCCTATTTGCGCACGCTGCGCGAAGCCGACGCCGCGATGGAAAACTCGACGCAGTTGTTCCTCGGCGTGCGGTTCAACTGCAACAAGTGTCACGATCACCCGTTCGAACGCTGGACGCAGAAGCAGTATTACGACCTGGCGGCGTATTTCGTGCAGGTCGGCCGCAAGCCCGGCAACGTCCAGGACGAAGAAGTGATCTTCGACGTGCACTCCGGTGAGATGACCAATCCGCTCTCGGGCCAGGTGGTGCCGCCGTCGTTTCCCTACGCGCACGACGACGTGTTGCCGGCCACGGCCAGTCGCCGCGAGCAGTTTGCCCACTGGGTGATCTCGCCGCAGAACCAGTATTTCGCCACCAGCTTCGTGAACCGCATTTGGAGCTATCTGCTCGGCGTGGGGCTGATCGAGCCGGTCGACGATATTCGCGCCGGTAACCCGCCGAGCAATCCCGAGTTGCTGCACCGGCTGACGGGCGAGTTTGTCGCCCACGGCTTCGACGTGCAGCACTTGATCCGGCTGATCTGCAAGTCGCGTGTTTACCAGCACGCGGTCGCGACGAACGCCTGGAACGACGACGACGAGATCAACTATTCGCATGCGCTGGCCCGACGGCTGTCGGCCGAGACACTCTACGACGCGATTCAGGTGGCCACGGGCACGCAACGCAAGCTGCCCGGCGTGCCCAACGGCTTCCGCGCGGCACAACTGCCCGACTCGGCCGTCGAGCTGCCCGGCGGATTTCTCGACGTGTTCGGCAAGCCGCCGCGCGAAAGCGCCTGCGAGTGCGAACGCGCCTCGGGCGTGGTGCTGGGCCAGGCGTTGACCTTGGTCAACGGTCCGATCATCGCCGACGCGATTGCCGATCCGAACAATCGCATCACGACCATCGTGCAGTCCCAAAACGACAACGCGGCGGTCGTCGACGCGCTGTTCGTATCGATCTTGTGCCGGCACGCGCGGCCGGACGAGGTGGCAACCGGCGTGCAGGCGATCGGCGAGGCACCCAGCCGGCTGGAAGGCGCGCAAGACCTGGCGTGGGCCCTGATCAACAGCCCGGCGTTCTTGTTCAATCACTAG
- a CDS encoding sugar phosphate isomerase/epimerase — translation MREFFFGLNTSTIQPAGLLDKIRMTAAAGYDAIELWINDVEKYVAEGHAVADVRKALDDAGLMRPSMISLRDWCEPDEVKFQQALEAAKRRLDTARELGVKRIVAGPPREVVPLELAVKRYGQLLDVSVDRGVPASVEFLGFVDGINTLEDAWAICAGAARAEGTITPDIWHMFRGGSRLETLDSIPADHLSVFHWNDCPAEPPREQQTDSHRVYPGDGIYPIKQVAEKLRAKNWHWVLSLELFNPSYWAQDLREVARIGLEKMKASVG, via the coding sequence ATGCGCGAATTCTTCTTCGGTCTGAACACTAGCACGATCCAGCCCGCCGGGTTGCTGGACAAGATCCGCATGACCGCCGCGGCGGGCTACGACGCGATCGAGCTGTGGATCAACGACGTCGAGAAATACGTCGCCGAGGGCCACGCCGTGGCCGACGTCCGCAAGGCGCTCGACGATGCGGGCCTGATGCGTCCCAGCATGATCTCGCTGCGCGACTGGTGCGAGCCCGACGAGGTGAAGTTTCAACAAGCTCTCGAGGCGGCCAAGCGCCGGCTCGACACGGCCCGCGAATTGGGCGTCAAGCGCATCGTGGCCGGGCCGCCGCGCGAGGTAGTGCCGTTGGAGTTGGCCGTGAAGCGCTATGGCCAGTTGCTCGACGTGAGTGTCGACCGCGGCGTGCCGGCCTCGGTCGAGTTCCTGGGCTTCGTCGACGGGATCAATACGCTCGAGGATGCCTGGGCGATTTGCGCTGGCGCGGCTCGCGCCGAGGGCACCATCACGCCCGACATCTGGCACATGTTTCGCGGCGGTTCGCGGCTCGAGACGCTCGATTCGATTCCGGCCGATCATCTATCCGTGTTTCATTGGAACGATTGCCCAGCCGAACCTCCCCGCGAGCAGCAGACCGACTCGCACCGCGTCTATCCCGGCGATGGCATCTACCCGATCAAGCAAGTGGCCGAGAAGCTGCGGGCCAAGAACTGGCACTGGGTGCTCTCGCTCGAGTTGTTCAATCCGAGCTACTGGGCCCAGGACCTGCGCGAAGTGGCCCGCATCGGCTTGGAAAAGATGAAAGCGAGCGTCGGCTAG
- a CDS encoding ABC transporter ATP-binding protein, translating to MAKPFVLTEALTKRYGSLTALVDCSLDVQAGEVYGLLGPNGSGKTTLIRLLLGFLQPTSGHAWIDGLDCYHDSVAVHERTAYLPGDARLFPQMRGTDVLRFFAQVRPGTDYHRAVAMAERLKLDLSRQVANCSTGMRQKLALAAVLASDCALVILDEPTANLDPSVRSEVLLLVAEAKAAGRTVIFSSHVLSETEQVCDRVAILRFGQLVHTQVISQLRRQHRIRARLTGALPPPPENLAEGLHVETGPGGRLTIETPGELRPLLGWLATLPMDEVQIEPVGLQAIYDRYHNFAAESVA from the coding sequence ATGGCAAAGCCGTTTGTGCTCACCGAGGCGCTGACGAAGCGCTACGGCTCGTTGACCGCCCTGGTCGACTGCAGCCTCGACGTGCAGGCCGGCGAAGTGTACGGCTTGCTCGGGCCCAACGGCTCGGGCAAGACCACGCTGATTCGCCTCCTGCTAGGCTTTCTGCAGCCCACGTCGGGACATGCCTGGATCGACGGCTTGGACTGCTACCACGACAGCGTGGCTGTGCACGAACGTACCGCATATCTACCCGGCGACGCGCGGTTGTTTCCCCAAATGCGGGGCACCGACGTGCTGCGTTTTTTTGCCCAGGTGCGGCCCGGTACCGACTACCACCGGGCCGTGGCCATGGCCGAGCGGCTCAAACTCGACCTGTCGCGGCAAGTGGCCAACTGTTCGACCGGCATGCGGCAAAAGCTGGCCCTGGCCGCGGTGTTGGCCAGCGACTGCGCGCTGGTGATCCTCGATGAACCAACCGCCAATCTCGACCCCAGCGTGCGCAGCGAGGTGCTCTTGCTCGTGGCCGAGGCCAAGGCCGCGGGGCGGACCGTGATCTTCTCGTCGCACGTGCTGTCGGAGACCGAGCAGGTGTGCGACCGTGTGGCGATTCTGCGTTTCGGCCAGCTCGTGCACACGCAGGTCATTTCGCAGTTGCGCAGGCAACACCGGATTCGCGCGCGATTGACCGGCGCCTTGCCGCCGCCGCCGGAGAATCTGGCCGAAGGCCTGCACGTGGAAACGGGGCCCGGCGGCCGGCTGACGATCGAAACGCCCGGCGAATTGCGGCCGCTGCTCGGATGGCTGGCGACGCTGCCGATGGATGAGGTCCAGATCGAGCCGGTCGGATTGCAGGCGATTTACGATCGCTATCACAACTTCGCGGCCGAGAGCGTCGCATGA
- a CDS encoding ABC transporter permease, with protein MNRALWTKGLIEARLLLGSLILLMFVFNWIFVWITSKVELKALHTFLRALPPEMTGLIGVSIDEVATVAGRIALAYIDPVVLVVAAIWGIARGSDVVAGEINRGTMEMLLAQPLRRAQILIVPSIITLCGAVLLSCVAWLGTTAGILTVSLGENLSPVPYLIAATNLFALILFVAGVCTFLSSWDSYRWRTIGIMGGFYIISLVMEVMSKSVPALKWLRYLSFLGAYEPQVLVTTWQRAPAEAWAAAGQYNAILAGIGLAGFVAALAVFTRRDVPAPL; from the coding sequence ATGAACCGTGCATTGTGGACCAAGGGGCTGATCGAGGCCCGGCTGCTGCTGGGCAGCCTGATCCTGTTGATGTTCGTATTCAACTGGATCTTCGTGTGGATCACGAGCAAGGTCGAGCTGAAAGCGCTGCACACCTTTCTGCGGGCCCTGCCTCCCGAGATGACCGGTTTGATCGGCGTATCGATCGACGAAGTCGCGACGGTGGCCGGGCGGATCGCGCTGGCCTACATCGATCCGGTCGTGCTGGTCGTCGCGGCCATCTGGGGTATCGCGCGCGGCTCCGACGTCGTCGCCGGCGAAATCAACCGGGGGACGATGGAAATGCTGCTGGCACAGCCGCTACGGCGAGCGCAGATTCTCATCGTGCCTTCGATCATCACGCTTTGCGGGGCCGTGCTGTTGTCGTGCGTTGCCTGGTTGGGTACGACGGCCGGCATCCTCACGGTGAGCCTGGGCGAAAACCTCTCGCCGGTGCCCTACCTGATCGCGGCGACCAACCTGTTCGCGCTGATCTTGTTCGTCGCCGGAGTGTGCACGTTCTTGTCGAGCTGGGACAGCTATCGTTGGCGCACGATCGGAATCATGGGCGGCTTTTACATCATCTCGCTGGTCATGGAAGTGATGAGCAAGTCGGTGCCTGCCTTGAAGTGGCTGCGCTACCTGTCGTTTCTTGGCGCTTACGAGCCGCAAGTGTTGGTGACGACCTGGCAACGCGCGCCGGCCGAGGCCTGGGCCGCCGCCGGGCAGTACAACGCCATACTCGCGGGGATCGGCCTGGCGGGCTTCGTCGCCGCGTTGGCCGTGTTCACCCGCCGCGACGTGCCTGCGCCGCTCTGA
- a CDS encoding tetratricopeptide repeat protein translates to MTRWTLRIFGTVLLLSVSAASAAYADDPGQESLDKAIEKKISASNIAELGEVIDLAQQAIDQGLEKDNLEFAHQLLTSCLLQRATAIFQTAIKGAQNDPRWIQQLPKIRELALADLERLLAIDPKQSEAQYLVGRLQALPGGDRAKGLAALDQAEQLTEDPADKAKILTTRATLQETPEKQLADLDAALAIDGQLVDALQRRGRVLLELGQAEKALADFDAVLAEQPDEAGILEAKGIALLALNRVDDAMAVFDRALEIEPRMFATYLHRARVQMSRGNLEQAVDELDKSLLINNGNAAAYLLRATCLQMLGKHEQAAKDIDRLLQVQPGNVGGLRFRAGMLANAGKIDESLNILEEIARQLPDDVEVRLQQASILRTASRVQDAIDVLTQVLEKQPKLALALHTRADALLSLGRQEEALADYRAAVEIDGQNPTLLNNLAWVLATSPNDALRDGKKSIELATKACELTEFKKAFILSTLAAAYAEAGDFENAKKYVQQALDTGDEDLKDEISKEQANYLEGKPWRETQSVEDQSHDKTPAEEAPATTSAETTTAEGKSPESPPAGDTAPSDGQSLDAPGKDEQPKSAEPDR, encoded by the coding sequence ATGACCCGGTGGACGTTGCGGATATTCGGAACGGTCTTGTTGTTGTCGGTCTCGGCCGCGTCCGCGGCCTATGCCGACGATCCTGGCCAGGAATCGCTCGACAAGGCGATCGAAAAAAAGATCAGCGCCTCGAACATTGCCGAATTGGGCGAGGTGATCGACCTTGCACAACAGGCGATCGACCAAGGCCTCGAAAAAGATAACCTCGAATTCGCCCATCAATTGCTCACGTCGTGCCTGTTGCAACGGGCCACGGCCATCTTCCAGACCGCGATCAAGGGCGCCCAAAACGATCCGCGCTGGATTCAGCAATTGCCCAAGATTCGCGAGCTGGCGCTGGCCGATCTGGAACGGCTCCTGGCCATCGATCCCAAGCAAAGCGAGGCGCAATACCTGGTCGGCCGGCTGCAAGCGCTGCCGGGCGGCGATCGGGCCAAGGGGCTGGCCGCACTCGACCAAGCCGAACAGCTCACCGAAGACCCCGCCGACAAGGCCAAGATCTTGACGACCCGGGCCACGCTGCAAGAGACGCCCGAAAAGCAGTTGGCCGATCTCGATGCCGCTTTGGCCATCGACGGCCAACTGGTCGACGCCTTGCAGCGTCGCGGTCGAGTGTTGCTCGAATTGGGCCAGGCGGAGAAGGCCCTGGCCGATTTCGACGCCGTCCTGGCCGAACAGCCTGACGAAGCGGGCATTCTCGAGGCCAAGGGCATCGCGCTGCTGGCCTTGAACCGCGTCGACGATGCGATGGCCGTGTTCGATCGGGCGCTCGAGATCGAGCCGCGGATGTTTGCCACGTATCTGCATCGCGCCCGTGTGCAGATGTCGCGGGGCAACCTGGAGCAGGCGGTTGATGAGCTCGACAAGTCGCTGTTGATCAACAACGGCAACGCGGCGGCCTACCTGTTGCGTGCGACGTGCCTGCAGATGCTCGGCAAGCACGAACAGGCGGCCAAGGACATCGATCGACTGTTGCAGGTGCAGCCGGGGAACGTCGGCGGCCTGCGGTTTCGCGCGGGCATGCTCGCTAATGCGGGCAAGATCGACGAATCGTTGAACATTCTGGAAGAGATTGCCCGGCAGTTGCCCGACGACGTCGAAGTGCGGCTGCAGCAGGCGTCGATCTTGCGGACGGCCAGCCGCGTGCAGGACGCGATCGACGTGTTGACCCAGGTGCTGGAGAAACAGCCCAAACTGGCCCTGGCGCTTCATACCCGGGCCGACGCGCTGCTGTCGCTCGGCCGTCAGGAAGAGGCGTTGGCCGATTACCGGGCGGCAGTCGAAATCGACGGCCAGAACCCGACGCTACTGAACAACCTGGCCTGGGTCCTGGCGACCTCGCCGAACGACGCCCTGCGCGACGGCAAGAAATCGATCGAGCTGGCCACCAAGGCCTGCGAGCTGACCGAGTTCAAGAAGGCTTTCATCCTCAGCACGCTGGCGGCCGCCTACGCCGAGGCTGGCGATTTCGAAAATGCCAAGAAGTACGTGCAGCAGGCGCTCGACACCGGCGATGAGGATCTCAAGGACGAGATTTCCAAGGAGCAGGCCAACTACTTGGAAGGCAAACCGTGGCGCGAGACGCAATCCGTCGAAGACCAGTCGCACGACAAGACCCCGGCCGAGGAAGCGCCGGCCACGACGTCGGCCGAGACGACGACGGCCGAAGGCAAGTCGCCGGAAAGCCCTCCCGCGGGAGACACCGCGCCGAGCGACGGCCAATCCCTCGACGCGCCGGGCAAGGACGAGCAGCCCAAGTCCGCGGAGCCTGATCGCTAG
- a CDS encoding histidine phosphatase family protein produces MARLLYIVRHAWAGEYGDPRWPDDRLRPLTDEGRERFACVAKKLVKKHGFAPELIATSPLVRCRQTADLLLERLKQPLPLVELAALEPGSDLDALVAWTNAQEQTAVAWVGHAPDVLELTAALTGAAELEKFPKGATAAIEFDDAVTLGEGRLLWLLTAKKLGC; encoded by the coding sequence GTGGCCCGACTGCTCTACATCGTGCGACATGCGTGGGCCGGCGAGTACGGCGATCCGCGCTGGCCCGACGATCGATTGCGTCCGCTGACCGACGAAGGCCGCGAACGCTTTGCGTGCGTCGCCAAGAAACTGGTCAAGAAACACGGCTTTGCCCCGGAGCTGATCGCCACGAGCCCACTGGTTCGTTGCCGGCAAACGGCCGACTTGCTGCTCGAGCGGCTCAAGCAGCCGCTGCCGCTGGTCGAGCTGGCCGCCCTGGAGCCCGGCTCGGATCTCGACGCGCTGGTGGCTTGGACCAATGCCCAGGAACAGACCGCGGTCGCTTGGGTAGGTCATGCGCCCGACGTGCTCGAACTGACCGCTGCGCTGACGGGGGCGGCCGAGCTCGAGAAGTTTCCCAAGGGGGCCACGGCGGCCATCGAATTCGACGACGCTGTGACGCTGGGCGAAGGACGGCTGCTGTGGCTGCTCACCGCCAAGAAGTTGGGCTGTTGA